The DNA window GCAGGAACTGAACCTGGGAAGTCTGGAACTAAGAGCATCGCTTCATCTCTGTTGGCCCACTTGTGTGGTGTAATATTCCAGCTCCGTGTGTGTTTGTGAGATGGTGTCCCCTAGTGGCTTGGCCTATAAGAAGGAGAAGAGACCTAGTATTGCCACTAGCTAAGGGAGGCCTTCTCTGGCTCAAGAGGCCAGGGCCTGTGTGTTTGGAGCTAAGGgacctggtggtggtggtggttctaACTCATTTCTCCCCAAGTGTGGGAGATGTGGTGTTGTGTGTGTTATCTACAGTGCATCATTTCTCTATAGCAGGGAGGGACCTGTTATAGGGAAGAGAAGCCATGCAGCAGGCCCCTATGTCTATTTAGAGAAGTCCTGTGTTGGAATCAGTGATTCTATCCCATAATATTCCTCAACGTTCACATCTggacagtgctttgaacatgtaaagtgctatagaagagctaggtACTGTCACTAGCATTGACTTTCCAAACCCTGTGCCCACccctcaatcctgcaaaatgtGGGGAGTGTCGGACTCCTTATTAGCAGTGGGAGGAAGGGCTgcaaaatacaatacaaaatacaaGGGCTGCCAATCAGACCAGGCCAGAGCCTCTCTTGTGACTGTGCCCCAAGCGCATGCCCTTGGGCAGCCATCCTGGGGACAGCATTACAGTGTGGACTCTCTGACCCAGCCCAAGTGTGCCGCACACCAGCCGAATGGAAAGCTCACCTCCTGAGCCACCGTGTCGCAGGTGAGCAGAACCAAGGGGGCCTCCGGCTCAGTGGAGATGGTTCCTGAGCACACTCTCACCACCTGCaagggaggaaagaggagaagaCAGATCAGTGTCACAGGACGTCCCATCGGTTTATTTCCAGAGAAGGGGTGGGTAGTGGAACCAAACCCCCATGGGACTGAGCAGGGGACGTTTAGCAAAGTGTCTGGTCCGTTCCAGGTGTTCTGGTGTTTGATGTCCCTCTGTTGTTAACACGTCACAGAGGAGACAGGTCTTGTTCCCAGGACTCTTGGGAGACATCTCATCTAAGGAAGGGCCTGCAAGTTGTCTTAGAGTGGTCATGCGGGGGGGTTACGGCCTGCCCGCTACACCCTGTCCTAGCTGCCTGCTGGGACCAGGATCAGCAGTCAAGTAAATCACCACAGATAATGTGTCACATGCAGCTCAATGGGGGGATGCATTCTTCCCTCGATATGAATCCACATCTCCAGGGACGCTCCCAGGGGCCGTGGGTACGTATCAAAGGGAGAGAGGCCAGAGAGGGGAACACGCCAGAATTTCAGTTCTTGAGCTGCAGTGAAATCTTTTTGAAATGCCCCCGGTTTCTTGCTCGGGAGAGAGAGACTCGTTAAAGAGGAGCCGCTAAAGCTGTCAAGCATGTCCGCTCTCTCTGCCTCCAGGACCCGCAGTCACGCTGCTTGCTGTCTAGACTCCTGAGGACAACAGGATTGGAAGGCTTAGTGCTCTTTAGGGCCTTTTCGATAAGCGCCTTCAGCTGGAATTATTGTTACTTATTATTTGccttatggtagtgcctagagagCCCAGCCAAGATATTGGTTGCCACAGAGGATGGCTGGTCCAGCAATTAAGGACTGCCCTTGGACTAGGGATACCAGGATTCAATTCCCTGGGGCATGTCACTGAGTCTCCCTGtgtctgtaaattggggataacaTTTCTCtgaggataactacattaaagaccaggaagtgctttgagatctccggCTGAGAAGTGCGGTGTAAGAGCTAGGGCGTAGTAGTATGATGCGAGAGCCACAGGCAGACACCCACaaagagacaaaggatgggagaagggATATTCCCTGTTTGacaggtggggagctggggcCCAGACAGGCTGGGACTTGCCCAGATGCACAGGGTGttctatggcagagccagaaattaaaTGTAGGTTTCCTGCGTCCGTGTCCAGTGCTCTTCACCACACGCTCATCCTCCCTCTTCTGGAACTGTTCCTTCTCATCCTACAGGTGCAGCCATCTCGAGGGTCCGTGGGGAGGCTGCCACGCAGCTAGGACAGGGTGCAGCCGACAGCCTTTGAACATTGTGTTTGTCATGGGTGTGTTGGCTTCTGGAGGGGGTTGTTTACCTGGGCTAAAATGACCAGCCTGAACCTAGTACTTTATCCCAGACCCCTTTAACTGAGGAGAAGTTTGGATTCTGATCTGAATCCATCAGGGCTCAGGACCTCTCCGCCCCAAACACAAGGCTGCGGAAGGCTGCAGTTTATGGGGCTCTCCCAGATGCTCCCTGGGAGACTGGATAGCATTTAGGAATAACGAGAATGGATGGACATCAAGAACCCAGTCCTGTTCCCAATCCTTAGGAGGAGGAAACGGAGCACTTCAAAACACAGAGCATCTCCTTACCCCATTGCTCCTGAAGTCACATTCATCAAGGAGCAGGTTCTCAGACACGGGGCACTCAGTCTCTTTCACTGTAAACTCCAGCAGCTGGAGGGTTTCATTGGTCGCAGCCTGAGAAGAAATTAAAACATGGCATTAACTCTGCACTGGTCACTAGCAATGCACCAATGTGCATTTATCTGCTAGGGAGCATTCACTCTCGTCATTGAGATGCTCTGCTAAATTAACCTCTCCAGTGCGTGCAGCAGGAAATTCCTCCGCTGGCAGGTAACTAATACATGGCAAAGGGCGCTATTGCAATCGAGGtatcttagagagacaaggtgggggaggtaatatcttttattgagccaacttctgtgggtgagagaaacaagcttttgcgGTATCTGTCAGTATTCAATCGAGCGGTAGCTGTACATTGAAAATAAATCATATTGTTGCACATGGTTTAAGGATATGTAAATAAGACTTCTCTAGCCTATTCATTGCCCGTTAATTACACAGTGAGACATAAGCCACCTCTGATTATAATTGGCATGGCACTTCTGAGCCCCACTCAGGGACCaataccccattgtgctaggcagtgtgcaaacacagaaaagaCTCACTGgtggttttcaaaaggagactaGCTAGCCACCTGGCTTGGATGGTTTaggcacaacaaatcctgcattttggcaggggttagactagatcacCCTTGCAGTCCCTGGTAACCCGATGGGTCTAGGGTTCTAAATGTCGTCACATTATGGTTTCCCTCTGCCTTTGCATATATGACTACTAACAAAGGGCTATGTGCACATATAGAAAAGGGAACCTGACCCAGACTGGAAAAATCAGGTAAGATTGCAAAGAAagctccagtttgcaaatcagaGCCCGAGACCTAAACCAATCACTAACCCATCTCTCACTGTAACCATCACACAGGGTTGTCGTAACCCTAACCTCTGTCTTGGGACTTAGAGAGACTCCCCCACTGTAGCCTTAACCTTCCAAACCTGCTCCTCAAATCTGGGGGCAGTAGGAGTGGCCCAGCTGTAGATCACTCCACTTGCTAGCTGAGAGTGGGATTTTACCTCTTCTCAGAGCCCCAGGATCTACCCAGACCTTTATTTCCCCCCTCAGGAAAACTTCCAGACTGAGCATCCTTCTGATTTTTCATTGGCTATTGCCATGCAGCCAGTACGTGCCTGCTCCATTTAACAGCCGACACAACTGGCCTGATCCTTGGAGTTATGAGCCATCCCCAACGTCTGCTGAAGTCTAGCGAGAGCAGCACGTGCACCATTTTAATGCGCTAGGTGTAGGGGTGTGAAATCAAGAGGGGGCCAGCTGGATCATTCCCACCTATCTCATTAAATCAAAATGAGAGGCTGATCTATGATCAGCATTTGAAGTGGAGCCGGTTGTTCGCAGGAAGCAAGAAGTTTCTGTGTTGTAACTAGCTGGCCCTGTCTACAAGCCAAGAAGGGGGTTAGGATAGCCTATACATTTAGGGGACTGTCAGAACTCAGGGTCCCAAGGCTTGGTCTCTGATATCCAGCAGCAGTTACTACATATGTCTCCAGGTACTTACCCAGTCAGGTTGGGCTTCTGCTTCTAAGAGTCGGAAGGCAAAGTCTACGTGTGGTTCTTGGTTGTAGAGGTCTATGGCCAGGGAAACAGCCTCTTCATAGCTCAGCATCTgctgtggaggaggaggtgatgtGGTGGTTGCTACAGCCACCCCGAGCATCATCAGGACTCCCCAGCAGCTCTCCATCCTCAGTCGTAGGCCTTGGAGTGTGAGCTGGGAATGTAGCCCTGTGGCCTTAGGGGGAAGCCCTTTTATGCCCTGCCTCCTCTGGTCCCTTATGCAAGGTGGCCTGTGATGGACTGTGAAAGCCCTTTGCTGAAGGAGGCAGGTTTCCTTCAGTGCCAAGAGTCCCCTCCTGGCCAGTTGGTGCATGCACACCCAGGGAGATGCTTGATTtcgggagagggagagggggcggATTTTCTGATGTTGCTGAAAACACTTGGATTCACTAGCAAAAAAAGCTGGCACACTGGAAAGGGAGGGAGCGGGCTCTCGATGAGGCAAGACTGTAATTTCCTGACCTCCCGTTAACCTTGGATTCATTACTTCATATGCTGTGATCACCCAGGCAAGATAACACCACTGCGAGTCAGCAAGATAATAGGCACATGTTGTCCCTGGGGACGCTAAGGGAAATTTTGCCGGCTCTTGTTTCTGCTCTGAAAACCCCCAGGTGCCTCTCCTCTCCGACAGCAATTcggggccccagggcagaacagtcaatgggccccctacAAAGGGATGGCTGGGGTTTGATTCGTGCAGGTTGGGCCGGAGCTgggccccatgctgctgctggcctggTGTCCACACCAGGAGCTGGACCCTGTGCGGCGgctggtgcacacacacaccagctgcgCCCGCACAGACGCCATCCGCCTGATGTTTGAGCAGTGCTGCACCtgcgctggctggtgcccagcgagctgctgctggctgcacttCCGGCGCCCACCTCGCTCTTCCAGCACAGCCGGCACAGGCGCcgactggagcacccacggggaaaaaatggtgggtgctgagccacccactggcagccccccaacagaacctccccctccccccagccaatcagcgcctcccactccctcccagtgcgTACTGCCAGCTgcggatcagctgtttcatggcatctggaggcgctgggggggcggagcgagggcacagcgtgctcgggggagggggcagaatggggcagggtggggcaggaagaggcgaggggaagaaaaaagcagggtgggggtggtgcGTGTGCGGGGAACTGGGCAGAGCAGGCgggagcccccccatccccggtAGATTAGAAACTCGGCATCTATGacagccagggcttccacataCCTGCTCGGCTGCCTTTGCCACTGCTGGTAACACCCTGCGCCTGCCTAGGAGCCCTTTGGCCCATCCCGGTGcttgccccttttgccctccccTCGTCGGCGGGCCTGTGCCTCTCAGATGTGCTCTGCTGTTCAGCGTCTGTCCCCCTCTGTCTGATCCACAGAGGTTATGAATCCATTGGGGGTTAGGTTCTCTAGCACCAGTTGTAGAGAGATGACTGTCCTCATGCAAACCcagcacatagaatcataaaatatcagggctggaagggacctcaggaggtcatctaggccagccccctgctcaaagcaggaccaaccccaactaaatcatcccagccagggctttgtcaagcctgaccttaaaaacttccaaggaaggagattccaccacctccctaggtaacgcattccagtgtttcaccaccctcctagtgaaaaagtttttcctaatatccaacctaaacctcccccactgcaacttgagaccattactccttgttctgtcatctgctaccactgagaatagtctagatccatcctctttggaaccccctttcaggtagttgaaagcagctatcaaatcccccctcattcttctcttccgcagattaaacaatcccagttccctcagcctctcctcataagtcatgtgtttcagtcccctaatcatttttgttgtcctccgctggacgctttccaatttttccacatccttcttgtagtgtggggcccaaaactggacacagtactgcagatgagacctcaccaatgtcgaatcgaggggaacgatcatgtccctcgatctgctggaaatgcccctacttatacattccaaaatgccattggccttcttggcaacaagggctcatATATTGTGCGGTTTCCTTCCAACATTCTTTAAAACATAAGATCGAACAGAACCCCAGGTGGGTGCATGCTGGGGCCCGCACCCCAGATGTCATGCAGCATTACTGTCCGGGTCGTTTTCTCTAATGCTGAATGTGGAAATAGACATTCCTGCCCTGCTTGTTCAAATGCAACCAGGACTTTGGTATCCCATAGAATTTGCAATATCTCCTGCATATTTGCCTGCCTTTAGAGGGATGGTGCTCATTGCTGTAAGGGATCAGGGCCCGATTTCCAGAAAGCTAGGCACATGCGTGTTCCTGCAATTGCATGGATAAATAATGAATTGCATGGATGAGTGCGCACACGAATGGGGTCATTCTGCTCAGCAATTGCTAGCCAATCATGTTTTTATGGGCAGTTACCCGCTTTCCATGGCATGTGTTGTTGAAAACCTGTCCCTGAATTCTTTGTGTTGTTAGAAAGTGTGAAACCAGTATAAGCGAGGACGAGTGAAGGCAGTGGCAGAATTCCTGCCATGGGGAAGTGTCCTGTGAAACTGCTTTACTGTATTATCCTTTAGCGTTGGGTGGTCGAATCCAGAGTTTGATTCTTCCTCCGCTCAGAGGCACTTGGACCTACCGAGGGGTTGGGATTGGCCTGTGATGCAGATTGGAACCAGCTTTCAAATTTAGATCCAGATCTGTGAATTTTCTAAACATTGGGCAGCATTCATCTGTGGATTTGGAGGGCTTGAAGTTCCTGTCTTAACTATCTTAGATCCTACAACTcccagtgggggcaaaaaacctaactggtttcaaaacTGAGCTTGATGATTTTATGG is part of the Dermochelys coriacea isolate rDerCor1 chromosome 2, rDerCor1.pri.v4, whole genome shotgun sequence genome and encodes:
- the LOC119851199 gene encoding cathelicidin-2-like, producing the protein MESCWGVLMMLGVAVATTTSPPPPQQMLSYEEAVSLAIDLYNQEPHVDFAFRLLEAEAQPDWAATNETLQLLEFTVKETECPVSENLLLDECDFRSNGVVRVCSGTISTEPEAPLVLLTCDTVAQERIRVRRSIFRKLRRKIKKGLKKGIRHLLAGGRQGPPRGGRPGMI